The following coding sequences lie in one Manis javanica isolate MJ-LG chromosome X, MJ_LKY, whole genome shotgun sequence genomic window:
- the P2RY8 gene encoding S-geranylgeranyl-glutathione receptor P2RY8: MDMNLTQPDNATILMLRDPAIAVALPVVYSLVALVSIPGNLFSLWVLCRHIGPKSPSVIFMINLSVTDLMSASVLPFQIYYHCIGNHWVFGELLCNAVTVAFYANMYSSILTMTCISVERFLGVVYPLASAPWRRRRYAVAACAGMWLVLLAALSPLARTDLTYTVEVLGIVTCFDVLKSTMLPSVATWAVFLFTLFTVLFLIPFVVTVACYTATILKLLRTSDPHGRGQRRRAVGLAAVVLLAFVTCFAPNNFVLLVHMIGRLFYGKSYYHVYKLTLCLSCINSCLDPFVYYFASREFQLRLRDYLGYGPLPVGSPDTRRDSLFSARTLSARSMSSCHTDEREAGRACLKRQESVF; this comes from the coding sequence ATGGACATGAACCTGACGCAGCCGGACAACGCCACCATCCTGATGCTACGGGACCCGGCCATCGCCGTGGCGCTTCCCGTGGTGTACTCGCTGGTGGCCCTCGTCAGCATCCCCGGCAACCTCTTCTCTCTGTGGGTCCTGTGCCGGCACATCGGGCCCAAGTCGCCGTCGGTCATCTTCATGATCAACTTGAGCGTGACGGACCTGATGTCGGCCAGCGTGCTGCCCTTCCAGATCTACTACCACTGCATCGGCAACCACTGGGTGTTCGGCGAGCTGCTGTGCAACGCCGTCACCGTGGCCTTCTACGCCAACATGTACTCCTCCATCCTCACCATGACCTGCATCAGCGTCGAGCGCTTCCTGGGTGTCGTGTACCCGCTGGCCTCCGCGCCCTGGCGCCGGCGCCGCTACGCGGTGGCCGCCTGCGCCGGCATGTGGCTCGTGCTGCTGGCAGCGCTGTCGCCGCTGGCCCGCACGGACCTCACCTACACCGTGGAGGTGCTGGGCATCGTCACCTGCTTCGACGTGCTCAAGTCCACCATGCTGCCCAGCGTGGCCACCTGGGCCGTGTTCCTGTTCACCCTGTTCACCGTCCTCTTCCTCATCCCGTTCGTGGTCACGGTGGCCTGCTACACGGCCACCATCCTCAAGCTGCTGCGGACCTCCGACCCACACGGCCGGGGACAGAGGCGGCGCGCCGTGGGCCTGGCCGCCGTGGTTCTCCTGGCCTTCGTCACCTGCTTCGCGCCCAACAACTTTGTGCTCCTGGTGCACATGATCGGCCGCCTCTTCTACGGCAAGAGCTACTATCACGTGTACAAACTCACCCTCTGCCTCAGCTGCATCAACAGCTGCCTGGACCCCTTCGTGTACTACTTTGCATCCCGCGAGTTTCAGCTGCGGCTCCGGGACTACCTGGGCTACGGGCCGCTGCCGGTGGGCAGCCCGGACACACGCAGGGACAGCCTGTTCTCTGCCCGCACGCTGTCCGCGCGCTCCATGTCCAGCTGCCACACCGACGAGCGCGAGGCTGGCCGGGCCTGCCTCAAGAGACAGGAGAGTGTGTTCTGA